AACTCGATTTCGATTTTTGTTTGAGAAATGGCTATGCTGCGGAACAGGCCCTAGAACCTGATATTGCCGATGCCCAGGAAAAAATTAAGTGGGCCGATCATTTAGTATTTATTTATCCAACTTGGTGGGGCACGCCTCCAGCCATCGTGAAGTCATTTATTGAAAGGACATTACTGCCAGGATTTGCTTTCAAATATACTAAGAAGAGCAAGAAGTATGTAACCATGGATCGTTTCCTGACTGACAAAACAGGGCACGTAATCAGCACCATGGACGCGCCAATCTGGTATTATAAATGGATTGTGGGCGATCCTGGGTATAAAATGATGAAGGATGTCTTCGGCTGTTGTGGTATAAAGTCGCTTGGCCGGACCTATTTTGGCTCGGTTAAAATGTCAGACCAGGAAACCAAGCATCAATGGCTTGAGCAATGCTATCAGATGAGTAAGGACATTAATCGATA
The window above is part of the Opitutales bacterium genome. Proteins encoded here:
- a CDS encoding NAD(P)H-dependent oxidoreductase, with translation MLFGHPVLESYGNALTEQYSKGAQDSGHEVQRINIAELDFDFCLRNGYAAEQALEPDIADAQEKIKWADHLVFIYPTWWGTPPAIVKSFIERTLLPGFAFKYTKKSKKYVTMDRFLTDKTGHVISTMDAPIWYYKWIVGDPGYKMMKDVFGCCGIKSLGRTYFGSVKMSDQETKHQWLEQCYQMSKDINR